A region of the Acanthopagrus latus isolate v.2019 chromosome 18, fAcaLat1.1, whole genome shotgun sequence genome:
catcACTTGGGTCTTCCTGTCACTTCCTGCCTGGAAGGGAAGTCTTGCCATAGCAACAAGCCACAAAAGAGGAAGTATGGTTACTATGATCAAACTGCTCTCGGCCTACGTCTTGAGAAACACTGTGATGTGGGAACAGAGACAAGACGAACGCACTCATTCCACTTTTGATGTAGTCACTAGACACAGCTTACAACCATTATATGATCTTGATAGCAACTTTGCAGCAACAATGCTGCATCCGAGaaggattttctttctttaaaaacacgTCACACGTCTCTTCTAAGTTTTACTTAGTCAGGCATACAAAATAGAAAGCAAACAGCCTCCTcctgattttcagtttttttttactgacacacatatatatatatatatatatatacatatatatatatatatatatatatatatatatatatatatatatatatatatatatatatatatatatatatatatatatatatatatatatatatatatatatatatatatatatatatatatatatatatatatatatatatatataataaaaaacattatgttGTGGTGCTTCTAGGTCCCAGAATCAAGTTTGTTAGAGGTGCTCTATGGACAAGAACTCGTGTAGACTTTAAAGTCACACAGTCAACATAAGCATGTCCCTCCCACATAACAAAAGTGCAGCAATATACAGTTTTCAAGGTGTACCGTGCTATAAAGATTAATGTCATGTATAATATTGAATTCTAAGCTAATCATGATATCTATTATGCTAATCGTGTGATACCATACTAATATGTTTTGCGCATCACCATGAATACTTCTCATATTAACTGCAGCCCCACCCATGGCGATTGAGgagtcattttctttacatctcTGAGACAATAACAggctttaaattaaaatgtctgactttACACTTCAAAAATAACCTGTGTGCAGATTTTCATGAGGTTTGGTTCACACACCTCAAAAGCAGATCGTTTTGCATCACTCTGCATGCAACTAAAGCAACAATCAATCATAATCAAtatcacattgcctcagtgggctttaacAACCTTCAAGTGGTGTGTGCAAGTAGTGACATTTGAGTGCTCTCCTTACTGCAGTGTCAAACGttatcaaacacacatgcaggtgtATAAACTAATTAACTGCTCTCTCGTACCTTCTTGTCCGCCATGATGACAGTGGTTATGGCGCACCATTTGTCATATATCCGGTATTTCCTTTGCGCTGCGAGTTTGGCCAGGTGGGAGAACCTGTTACAAAACCCTCTGAGAGCGACCATCTTTAGTGTAACCAACTCACAGCGGGtcgagacagacagacagagagagaaagagagggagagaggtgaagaGCAGGGCCGGGAGTTCACAGGTCAGAGTTCATTAACGGTTGCGGCCATCTTACCTGTTAGCCGAGTCCTGACATGCGCACAAGCCTAGTGCGCAGGTGAAGGAGGACGTTTTAATAAACTGTGCCGTTTTTTTTACGTGTCATTATAAATATGATCAATTAACCAAGCGGACATTTGTCACCAGCTTCCCTCCTGTCTTTTCCTGCCATGGCTCCTGGTAAGTACAGCATATTCAACATAATATCAACATTGTTTATGAACTTAAGTTCAGACACAAAATATTCTTCATTAGCAGCTCAGTTTAGCCCTCATACACAAATACAGGGAGACGGTAAaccaaaatgaaagcaaaacgTTTTTGGTACCTAATAGCAGCACTTTTTGACACTATTGTCCAGAGAGTTAAGCACTATGTAGCCTAGCTCGGACGTAAAGATGTTGACGTTTTACACCATGTCTGGGGCGTTAGTATGCTAATGATTAgctttagcatgctaacacttgcttcatatgttgttgtttttttatgataactCTTACCTTGTAAACAGGTTGACGTGTCCAGCATGCTAAACCTATCACTGAATCATGTTAATATTAATGCTAGCATGTTATAGTAGTTTGTCACATGCTAACATTAGTATTAGCATGCCAGAATGCTAATACTAATGTTTGCATTAGAGTAACGTTacagctgaagctgcagagatTTTGTTGATATTAGTTGTAGAGACACAACCATCCTGTCATGTATTGAGTATTTGGCATGTAGGTATTGATCAGCCTTGCACTAAATAAGCCATTAAGAGATCAATGACAGAAGCCTGTTTGGTACAATGTTATCTGGTAGGTTGATTCCATTGATCATGAACTGCTCAAACAGTTCAAAATGAATTAGATTTCATAACCCAAAGTGTACAAAGAGCTTAATGTTGATGTCATGAGTCACCATGAAAAGATCTTGTTTGCAGGTATTGCCCAACACTCAAAGTTCAAAGTGTGAGTTTCTTCTCGCTCATGTAGACTACTTCATCAAGTTATTGATATTTGACATCTTGATATTTCCTTCAAATGCAGATTAAATTAGTATGATTACTAATAACAAAGTGTTAACAGGAAGTCAGGATATatcagacttttcttttgtctggaTCTATCTTTTACATGCTGCTgcccttcatttttttcacaaagtcTTTGACGAGGTTATGGTTTCGTATCGGGGGGGCTGGGGGGTGTTAGGTTGTTGAGGTTTAGGTGAGGTCTGGTTTAGGttaaggaaacaggaaacacaaattTATGGTAAAACAAAACTGGCCGACCTGTTTCTTTATTACTGTGCATTATATTTGATGAAAGAGTAAGATGACTTTGTGGTAAATTCAATCTAAGACCAGTTATttctatgtgtctgtgttttgttttttgctttttttcctggagctctgtttttgtttggccATGAGGAGTGTGATTGTACTgatagtgtttgtgtttttgcaatcTGTCCACTGTGCACCCTGTCTCTTTTCCAGTGCATACCAGGACAGGCTCCAGTTCCCCATGACCCTGAACTTGAGAAGTGTTAAGATTTAAGAGGATCTGCAGCACTCTCTGCTGGCCACTGCACAGATAAATGTGGACAAAgataatattgtatttttagaGCAACCATTCTTGAAATTCTGTCACTTTGACCTCGAACATTGTGTGCGCAGTGTGACATTTCATGGTGTGTGTAAGGACAGTGGATGGTTTGCATAAATAAACCACTGTTTGCTAATAACATCTATAACTCCGTCTCTTTATGATCCAgtgtctgtccctctgtcttcttctcaaCTGTGTATAAGTTTAACCTCAACATTACTCATCCCTAACTGTTGCCGTTTCCATCGCTCCAGTatacaaaacatgcaaacatcaGGCTTGTTTGTGGCATAAAGTTCCTGGAATGAATTTATTTGCATGGCTATCACTGTTTATAATCATTCTACCGTGCCTTTCCTGATGCAAACACTGTCAGGTTAGGCAAAGCAGAGCAGTCCTCCTTTAGCTCTGTGCGTGAGGAGACAACACCACcacaggtaaaaataaaaacatttctgcattataatTTGATACCTCATGTTCAAACTATTAATGACAGTTTCTACTCACaatttgtttaaatgttgttaGCATTTATCTTTTTAGACGTATATTATTGACGTTCATTAGTTTCATTCTACTGTTACTACTGTTAACTTACTCTGTAGCCAAAGCAATTTAATGATATAAGCCTCTTCCAACAGAGAATAGTTATGAGGGAGATACCTCTGTATGTTTTGCTTGGTCATCTTCTCATAGGTAAGGAGCCACTTGAAATGTTTCAGTATATGAAGGTTGTCAGAAGTATTGTTAGTTAGATATGAGTTTAAAGTGATAACTGCATTTGCTATTGATTAAGGtactaaagcaaaaaaaataacgCTGCTTTACAATCAGATGTTTTAACCCCAGGCTGCACAGATAGGAACATTATAACCAATGTGTAGTTATTGTAGTTTTTCATCTGTGGTGGAAGTAACTGATTACAACTACTCAGATTTCTGTAATCAAGTCATTTCTTTAGTATTTCTCTTACTGAATGGCGCTATTGAAAATACATCTAACAACtataaactgttaaaatgtacaCTGAGAAGTGTTTGTGAAGAGTACTTTTACTCAGGTATTATTTTGATACCAGTGgttttacttgtaattgagtaatatttcagtCATGTTACTGTAGGTACAGTTGTGACAGTCTGTCCACCAGGTTGCaggttgttattttgtgtgcctcggcctttttattttcttttttggctgtGGTATCAAAAGAGATATTGAGTGTAGTTCCTGTATCAAAGTCTACAATTCTGATGACATTTCATGACAGTCttaatatattcatatgtattgtttattctttatCAATACATATGCCTGGTGAACtctacacatttttacacatcatCTGTTCTTTATTTTAGCTGCAGTTGGCTCTGTCTGTGTACCTGTCCAGTGCCTGAAATGTAATATCAAAGGACAAACTTTagcaggtaaaacaaaaaagcaaaaagaaatcAACCGAAACCTCGCTCTCCATTTATAGACTACAACTGGAAATATTATGTAGCAGCAAATGTACCtgaacactttgtgtttgatttgattttttttttttttttaacgctgTTCCTTGTATCTCTATGATCCCTCTAGATTCTTGTCCGCTCTGCAACACTACAGCACAGTGCTTCAATGGTTTGTGATAtcttgtatttcatttgtttaccTGGAGATAAATCCAATGAATTTTACATTCGGTACTCAAGAAACAGTAAttgactgtgttgtgttggatGAGGGTTTATtgcacattatttctgtttcttaaaATGAACCTTGTGAATCGCTGCAATGTTTTGTATTGATATCCCCTCTTGTATATTGTGACTGTATTCATTCCTTTCCATGTTTACTATCCTCTACTACGTCCAGTGACTACATCCAACTGCACCAAAGGTAACCTGTAACCATATCCTTGTCTGTGGCAGTGCACTGAAACTTTAACTACCTGATTACTTAACACTGTTAcctctttatatatattttcactctGCCCATCAGACTTTAAGGTCTTTGTCAACAGCAGTGGATCTGTGGCAAATGCGGGTGAAGAAATCACTCTAACATGTTGCCATGACCTTCCCAATCTCAATCTGATGTTTGAATGGACGAAGGATAAGAACAAAATTGAAGAACGTGGAAATGGAAGCAAGCTGGTTCTCCAAAAAGTGACGTTGCGTCAGTCAGGCAAATATTCCTGCTCTGTGACGAGCCTTTGTGGCACTTTTAAGTCTCTGCCACACGATGTCACTGTAAACGGTAAGTAGACATCACCCACTttatttcagatatccacagaTTAACTTTGCTTTATTGATGTGCTTTTTGACTGAGTAACCCGAGGCTTAAATAGTgcaatttacattttctgatttgaaagtgaaaaagcagaaacataTAATGGCTTTGAAGCTATTAATGAAGAAACGCACACCTCTGACCCCTCATGGCACGTGTCCttagtgtctgtgtttttgccaTTGTAACTCTTTGCCCATCCAGACAACAGTGTGGTGATCTTGGTGGTTTGTGGTGTTGGTGCTCTGGTCCTGGTTGTGATTATGGGGATGGCTATGAAGTTCAAGCTGAAAAGAGACAACGGTAAGAGTTCCAGCTCTGGTCGTCTTTGGTATTAGACAGCACAGGGGCCTGATATAGGAGGGACGGaacaataatgaaatgatgCGCTGCTTCTTTCTCAAATACATCTTCTTTAGTGAtgcaaatgatgatgatgatgattgtgtgtctgtgtgactccATGGTgtacaaataacatttttcatatACTCTATATTATTGGAAATAAAATAAGCCCAATTGGCTTTCTtgatacattaaaatgtgataaCCATGTGATGTCTCGCTGCCACtctagcttagcacaaagactggaaatgtGGAAACTGGGCTGGCCTGGGTCACAAAGTTAAAGAAATAGTCTGTGTCCAGAATCACTCCATACTTACAATATAGTGTATTATAATTGTATAGTGTATGTATTAATGTGTCCTTTGTACATTGCCCTCACATTTCCACAATGAATATTACAATGATGTGTACACTCATTTCTGCTAACAATCCCACAATTCAGTTGATAGATGCAAAAGTCCCAAATCTGAAATTAACTCCTCGTAGTTGAATATTAAACTATTGAGCATGTATTATGTACGGTTTAGTGAACGGGTTAACGAGGAAGTGATTTTGAACGCATAAGACTGATCACAATATCCCACCTAATTCCCTAAGCCCTGAACTAAATTGACCTCTCCTGGTCAGTGTTTGAATAAGAAATATTGTAAAGTAGGGAACTTTTTAAATTCCATGTAGTACTGATTATTTGATACAAATGTATCAATGCAGATACAGACATTTATCATTTCTTAAAAAGTTATggactttattttttgtttttaaaaaaagtaagaaaaaaagttcccgacaaaaaaatcattaaactTTCATTCATCATTAGTCATTGAAAGGCAAATCACATTATAGCCTACCATACAGTATTAGTTTATTAATTTTAAAGGCAAATATGAGTCAAATTAAATCAGAGTTTCTGCTAataactgtaaaagaaaaaaagtgttatttcgCATAAATACAATGAATCAAGTGTAAAATATGGACAAAATTTGAAGGTCACGCCAAACAAATGGGGGGCTGCATGTCAACAAAGTAACTGTAACTGCTGAGGGTCAGGCATCAACCGCGAATGAAAACAGCACATATAGCTTAAtgtgaggatttatttcaactAACCAGAGGTTATTCTGGAAAGAGAAACCAAGACTTGGTCAGTTTTATTGTGAATGAGGTGGATTTTACAACGTGTTAACAAGATTATTGACACTTGACACTGAGTTTAATCTGTTCACACATTGAGTTGACAGTTGAGTTtgtatttatataattttagcatttatttcttttaagaattttatattgatatttcttATCGATACcaaatgaacataaacattCTACAGAAATGCATGAAATATAGAGAACCTTTTCTCTATACAAATTTTGGCT
Encoded here:
- the arl3l1 gene encoding ADP ribosylation factor like GTPase 3, like 1 isoform X1 yields the protein MREIPLYVLLGHLLIAAVGSVCVPVQCLKCNIKGQTLADSCPLCNTTAQCFNVTTSNCTKDFKVFVNSSGSVANAGEEITLTCCHDLPNLNLMFEWTKDKNKIEERGNGSKLVLQKVTLRQSGKYSCSVTSLCGTFKSLPHDVTVNDNSVVILVVCGVGALVLVVIMGMAMKFKLKRDNVKHKERMRQRAQAAQSSSPAPITPRDS